One region of Hymenobacter sediminicola genomic DNA includes:
- a CDS encoding DUF2939 domain-containing protein, with protein sequence MKRLLILLVLVAVAAGGYFYYQSLKSGPKYSLMQAANAVRTHDVADFERYVDISSVTGSLVDQVTSQGSALGLLNPGGMMFKGALRLMKPQLAQAARKELQNYIETGSVEAAAAARPDKLVNVSMLGLAGKVVNPDSQFKDIKYVNEQGEQALVGLEFTQPKYDTTLVVELKMLNRGDHWQVTEITNSGELLKHVARLEKKKIFGAK encoded by the coding sequence ATGAAAAGATTGTTGATTCTGCTTGTGCTGGTGGCCGTGGCGGCAGGCGGCTACTTTTACTACCAAAGCCTAAAATCAGGCCCTAAATACTCACTGATGCAGGCCGCCAACGCCGTACGAACCCACGACGTGGCTGACTTCGAGCGGTACGTAGATATAAGCAGCGTAACGGGTAGCCTAGTAGATCAGGTCACGAGCCAAGGCTCCGCATTGGGCTTATTGAATCCGGGCGGGATGATGTTCAAAGGCGCGCTCCGGTTGATGAAGCCCCAGCTCGCCCAAGCAGCCCGCAAAGAGCTGCAGAACTACATAGAAACCGGCTCAGTAGAAGCGGCAGCGGCGGCCCGGCCCGATAAGCTGGTGAACGTATCGATGCTGGGACTGGCAGGCAAAGTAGTGAATCCCGATAGCCAGTTTAAGGATATCAAATACGTGAATGAGCAAGGCGAGCAGGCACTGGTTGGCTTGGAATTCACGCAGCCCAAATACGACACCACGCTGGTGGTAGAACTGAAGATGCTGAACCGAGGCGACCATTGGCAAGTGACAGAAATCACCAACTCAGGGGAGCTGCTCAAGCACGTAGCACGCCTAGAGAAAAAGAAGATTTTTGGAGCCAAATAG
- a CDS encoding PLD nuclease N-terminal domain-containing protein, with translation MNKLTSLASRLPVGLLSLVLTFSVLLSSCSGRSSNGSITIFGVIYLIVAVMAFLSLIKQDWSIGKKIIWGLIIWFFPFGGSIIYFLFSGRR, from the coding sequence ATGAACAAACTGACTTCCCTGGCTAGCCGCCTGCCGGTTGGACTTCTCTCTCTGGTCCTGACGTTCTCCGTATTACTGAGCAGCTGCTCGGGCCGCAGCAGCAATGGTAGCATCACCATCTTCGGGGTCATCTACCTGATTGTTGCAGTCATGGCTTTCCTGAGCCTTATCAAGCAGGATTGGTCAATTGGCAAGAAGATCATCTGGGGGCTTATCATCTGGTTCTTCCCGTTTGGTGGCTCTATCATCTACTTCCTGTTTTCCGGCCGTAGATAG
- a CDS encoding rhomboid family intramembrane serine protease, producing MSLLNPILILIALTACISMYAWSNSALLDSWIMSPYLMLKRQQWYRFLTSGFLHADLTHLLFNMFAFYSFSPIVLREYVAGFGTVAGIGFFLLLYLGGIILSSVPTFFRHRHDPGYHSLGASGGVSSVVFASVLFFPVAPGGGGIYIFPLPIAIQPFIFGFLYLGYSYYMSRRSADNINHDAHFYGALYGVVLSLILVPSAAVDFWHQVQQYLSNIL from the coding sequence ATGTCCTTGCTCAACCCTATTCTGATCCTAATAGCCCTCACGGCCTGTATTTCGATGTACGCATGGTCAAACAGTGCCTTGCTTGATAGTTGGATAATGAGTCCTTACCTGATGCTGAAACGGCAGCAGTGGTACCGGTTCCTGACGTCTGGTTTCCTGCACGCCGACCTGACACATTTGTTGTTCAACATGTTTGCCTTCTACTCATTCAGCCCCATCGTGCTGCGCGAATACGTGGCGGGCTTCGGAACAGTAGCAGGTATCGGCTTCTTCTTGCTGCTCTATCTGGGCGGTATTATTCTGTCATCAGTTCCAACTTTTTTCCGCCACCGCCATGATCCTGGCTACCATAGTCTCGGTGCTTCGGGCGGTGTGTCGTCGGTAGTATTCGCCAGCGTACTCTTCTTTCCGGTGGCACCCGGTGGGGGAGGGATTTACATTTTCCCGCTGCCTATTGCTATCCAGCCCTTCATCTTCGGATTTCTGTACTTGGGCTATTCCTACTACATGAGCCGCCGTAGCGCCGACAACATTAACCATGATGCTCACTTTTACGGTGCGCTCTATGGTGTAGTCCTTTCGTTGATACTAGTGCCGTCTGCAGCAGTTGATTTTTGGCATCAGGTACAGCAGTATTTGAGTAATATACTGTAA
- a CDS encoding polyprenyl synthetase family protein, with protein sequence MDLTALSNKLTAALAELHYGDQPTALYEPIRYIMALGGKRIRPLLTLLGAQLYTDALDVALKPALAVEVFHNFTLLHDDIMDQAPLRRGQPTVHEKWNPNVAILSGDVMLVRAYELLFDMPPALLAPMLRRFSQTAAEVCEGQQWDMNFETETEVSIDQYIDMIRLKTAVLLGFALELGARLGGGSEADAEHLRLFGEGIGVAFQLRDDLLDVYGDAATFGKRVGGDILSDKKTFLLLTAQTQANETQRAQLARHIGQPIADADAKVQAVRALYDELDIRPQTEARINHYFEDALQHLDRVSVPAARKEPLRHLALQLLERES encoded by the coding sequence GTGGACCTTACTGCCCTCTCCAATAAACTCACGGCCGCTCTTGCCGAGCTGCACTACGGCGACCAGCCCACCGCCCTCTACGAGCCCATTCGCTACATCATGGCGCTGGGCGGCAAGCGCATCCGGCCGCTGCTCACGCTGCTGGGTGCCCAGCTCTACACCGATGCGCTGGATGTGGCCCTGAAGCCCGCATTGGCCGTGGAGGTGTTCCACAACTTCACGTTGCTCCACGACGACATCATGGACCAGGCTCCGCTGCGGCGCGGCCAGCCCACGGTGCACGAAAAGTGGAACCCCAACGTGGCCATCCTATCAGGCGACGTGATGCTGGTGCGGGCCTACGAGCTGCTGTTTGATATGCCACCCGCCCTGTTGGCCCCCATGCTGCGCCGCTTCTCCCAAACAGCCGCCGAGGTGTGCGAAGGCCAGCAGTGGGACATGAACTTCGAGACGGAAACCGAGGTCAGCATTGATCAATATATCGACATGATTCGGCTGAAAACGGCCGTATTGCTGGGCTTCGCGCTGGAGCTAGGCGCCCGGTTGGGTGGCGGCTCTGAGGCAGATGCCGAGCACCTACGCCTGTTTGGGGAAGGCATCGGCGTAGCATTCCAGCTCCGTGACGACCTGCTGGATGTGTACGGCGACGCCGCCACCTTCGGCAAGCGTGTCGGCGGCGACATCCTCAGCGACAAGAAAACCTTCCTGCTGCTCACGGCCCAAACTCAAGCCAACGAAACCCAGCGCGCCCAGCTGGCCCGCCACATCGGCCAGCCCATAGCTGATGCCGACGCCAAAGTGCAGGCCGTGCGCGCCCTCTACGACGAGCTGGATATTCGCCCCCAGACCGAGGCCCGCATCAACCACTACTTCGAGGACGCCTTGCAGCACTTGGACCGCGTGAGCGTGCCAGCCGCCCGCAAGGAGCCCCTGCGCCACCTGGCCCTGCAACTGCTGGAGCGCGAGAGCTAA
- the rnr gene encoding ribonuclease R, giving the protein MKRKDDSAAPRADRAKAAAGSHDAAPITKDIVFRIFRDNPGKVFAYRQISRRLGVTTKEQREDIFAHLKALKNAGMLTLLQNDEYRLTDSAAADAATVPASSRRARNTDNTPVPARRSIRPPEADFGQDPVVHRRREAGFDFPDADGATETRRRRDSHAETIVGTVALATDKFAFVISEESESDVRVFTDRLKFAMHGDTVRLRLRGSRDGRPVGDVVEVLKRVRPEVVGRLQVRGGIGFVKPDNRKMYFDVFVPFENLHGAVDGEKVLVRVTEFPEDDAGRSPLGEVVRSFGQAGGNEAEINAIMAEFGLPFEFPAEVEEESESISDVIPPAEIERRRDFRHITTFTIDPADAKDFDDALSIQKLENGHWEIGVHIADVTHYVRPGTALEQEAKHRATSVYLVDRVIPMLPERLSNGLCSLRPNEDKLTFSAVFELDENGKLYESWFGKTIIHSDRRFAYEEAQERIEGLDSDYTTEIQLMNSIAKKLCATRFKQGAISFETQEVKFRLDENGKPLGVYVKERKDAHKMIEEFMLLANRKVAEFVFKLKARKPRFTMVYRVHEAPDPDRLQTFALFAKKFGHNLDLANPKKISTELNDLSMEVMGRPEQNVIQTLAVRTMSKAIYTTEPLGHFGLAFDHYSHFTSPIRRYPDMMAHRLLEHYLEGGKNVEVEPVEEECKHSSEREKVAASAERASIKYKQVEFMSEVIGETFTGVVSGLTERGMYIEIEENKCEGMVRLSEIPGDHFELDRDNYRIVGQRSKRIIQFGDELQVIVKSANLLDRTIDFELVDNRPDAVKQRELQERRENSRPRGYRPERSSGGRPGGDNKGKRRR; this is encoded by the coding sequence ATGAAAAGAAAAGACGACTCCGCCGCCCCCCGCGCCGACCGCGCGAAGGCAGCCGCTGGCAGCCATGATGCTGCCCCTATTACCAAAGACATCGTATTCCGCATCTTCCGCGACAACCCCGGTAAGGTCTTTGCCTACCGCCAGATTTCGCGCCGCCTCGGCGTGACAACCAAGGAGCAGCGCGAAGACATATTTGCCCATCTGAAGGCGTTGAAAAACGCCGGCATGCTCACACTGCTGCAAAACGACGAGTACCGCCTCACGGACTCCGCCGCTGCTGATGCGGCTACAGTGCCCGCCAGTAGCCGTCGGGCGCGCAACACCGATAACACACCGGTGCCTGCTCGCCGCAGCATCCGGCCCCCCGAAGCCGACTTCGGCCAAGACCCTGTGGTGCACCGCCGCCGCGAGGCCGGCTTCGACTTTCCTGATGCCGACGGTGCCACCGAAACCCGCCGCCGCCGCGACTCCCACGCCGAAACCATCGTCGGGACCGTGGCGCTGGCTACCGACAAGTTTGCCTTCGTGATTTCGGAGGAAAGCGAAAGTGACGTGCGCGTGTTCACGGACCGGTTGAAGTTTGCCATGCACGGCGACACCGTGCGCCTGCGCTTGCGCGGCTCCCGCGACGGCCGCCCTGTCGGCGACGTGGTAGAAGTGCTCAAGCGGGTGCGCCCCGAGGTGGTAGGCCGCCTGCAGGTGCGCGGCGGCATCGGCTTCGTGAAGCCCGACAACCGCAAGATGTACTTCGACGTGTTTGTGCCTTTCGAGAACCTGCACGGCGCCGTAGATGGCGAGAAAGTGCTGGTGCGCGTCACGGAGTTTCCGGAGGATGATGCCGGCCGGTCGCCGCTGGGTGAAGTGGTGCGCAGCTTCGGGCAGGCCGGCGGCAACGAAGCCGAGATAAATGCCATCATGGCCGAGTTCGGGCTGCCGTTTGAATTTCCGGCTGAGGTAGAGGAGGAGTCGGAATCTATTTCCGATGTCATCCCGCCTGCTGAGATTGAGCGCCGCCGCGACTTCCGCCACATCACCACCTTCACCATCGACCCAGCCGACGCCAAGGACTTCGACGATGCTTTGAGTATCCAGAAGCTGGAAAACGGCCACTGGGAAATCGGGGTGCACATCGCCGACGTGACGCACTACGTGCGGCCCGGCACGGCCCTGGAGCAGGAAGCCAAGCACCGCGCTACATCGGTCTACCTCGTAGACCGGGTGATTCCGATGCTACCGGAGCGCCTCTCCAACGGCCTCTGCTCGTTGCGCCCTAACGAGGATAAACTGACCTTCTCGGCCGTGTTTGAGCTCGACGAAAACGGCAAGCTCTACGAGTCGTGGTTCGGCAAAACCATCATTCACTCCGACCGCCGCTTCGCCTATGAGGAAGCGCAGGAGCGCATCGAAGGGCTGGACTCGGACTACACCACCGAAATCCAGCTCATGAACAGCATTGCCAAGAAGCTGTGCGCAACCCGCTTCAAGCAAGGCGCCATCAGCTTCGAGACGCAGGAGGTGAAGTTCCGTCTGGACGAGAACGGCAAGCCGCTGGGCGTGTACGTGAAGGAGCGCAAGGACGCGCACAAGATGATTGAGGAGTTCATGCTACTCGCCAACCGCAAGGTGGCTGAGTTCGTGTTCAAGCTCAAGGCCCGCAAGCCGCGCTTCACAATGGTGTACCGCGTGCACGAAGCCCCCGACCCGGACCGCCTGCAGACCTTTGCGCTGTTCGCCAAGAAATTTGGCCACAACCTCGACCTGGCCAACCCGAAGAAGATCAGCACCGAGCTGAACGACCTCTCGATGGAGGTAATGGGCCGGCCCGAGCAGAACGTGATTCAGACCCTGGCCGTGCGCACCATGAGCAAGGCCATTTATACCACCGAGCCGCTGGGCCACTTCGGTCTGGCCTTTGACCATTACTCACACTTCACCTCACCCATCCGTCGCTACCCCGATATGATGGCGCACCGCCTGCTGGAGCACTACCTGGAAGGTGGCAAGAACGTGGAGGTGGAGCCCGTGGAAGAAGAGTGCAAGCACTCCTCGGAACGCGAGAAAGTAGCGGCCTCCGCCGAGCGCGCCAGCATCAAATACAAGCAGGTGGAGTTTATGTCGGAGGTGATTGGCGAGACGTTCACCGGGGTAGTGTCGGGCCTGACGGAACGCGGCATGTATATCGAAATTGAGGAAAACAAGTGCGAAGGCATGGTGCGCCTGAGCGAGATTCCCGGCGACCATTTCGAGCTGGACCGCGACAACTACCGCATCGTGGGGCAGCGCAGCAAGCGCATCATCCAGTTCGGCGACGAGCTTCAGGTGATTGTCAAATCGGCCAATCTGCTCGACCGTACTATCGACTTCGAGCTGGTAGATAACCGTCCCGATGCAGTGAAGCAGCGCGAGCTACAGGAGCGACGCGAGAACAGCAGGCCCCGCGGCTACCGCCCCGAGCGCAGCAGCGGCGGCCGCCCTGGTGGCGACAACAAAGGCAAGCGCCGCCGGTAG
- a CDS encoding ABC transporter ATP-binding protein gives MSQPILSVRNLTIDFHSHRGNTRAVADISFDLRRGETLAIVGESGSGKSVTSLALMGLIPLPPGQITSGEARFQSEALGEVDLLKLSDEQLRKVRGNDISMIFQEPMTSLNPVYTCGSQVVEALRLHTTLTEKQAEARTVELFTMAQLPRPEKIFSSYPHEISGGQKQRVMIAMAMACNPAILIADEPTTALDVTVQARMLRLIDDLRRQHNTAVIFITHDLGVVAEIADRILVMYRGRVVEQGPVLDIFTNPQHPYTKGLLACRPKLSVGRKKLPVVADFMQENADGTFSATETGFVQLPATEISEVAILGSQSIPETAKTFPVEHSVSRPAEHTFGLESAPGIESGQPLLLGNEPLDPMQTASDFNMAEQSVLPVASPGVTQEASVFPDSQAPLLRVENLNVHFPIRKGFFNRKKEYVRAVDGVSFDIYPGETVGLVGESGCGKTTLGRTLLRLVEPTSGSILFEGVDLATLPAEQLRRRRREFQMVFQDPYAALNPMMTVGEAILEPMRVHGVGGTRQQQKDRVLELLRTVGLKEDHYLRYPHEFSGGQRQRICIARALALQPKCIICDESVSALDVSVQAQVLNLLNDLKREFGITYLFITHDLSVARFMSDRILVMRQGQIVESGLAAEVYANPQHEYTRTLLAAIPKDEPADIRAAVASRA, from the coding sequence GTGTCCCAGCCCATTCTCTCCGTCCGCAACCTCACCATCGACTTTCACAGCCACCGCGGCAACACGCGGGCCGTGGCCGATATTTCCTTCGACCTGCGGCGGGGCGAAACGCTGGCTATTGTAGGCGAATCGGGCTCGGGAAAATCCGTCACGTCGTTGGCGCTGATGGGCCTGATTCCGCTGCCACCCGGCCAGATTACTTCGGGCGAGGCGCGGTTTCAGAGCGAGGCGCTAGGGGAGGTAGACCTACTGAAGCTCTCGGACGAGCAGCTGCGGAAGGTGCGCGGCAACGACATCAGCATGATTTTTCAGGAACCGATGACGTCCCTGAACCCCGTGTACACCTGTGGCAGCCAGGTAGTGGAGGCATTGCGCCTGCACACCACTCTTACAGAGAAGCAGGCCGAGGCCCGGACGGTGGAGCTATTTACGATGGCCCAGCTGCCGCGCCCCGAGAAGATTTTCAGCAGCTACCCCCACGAAATCAGCGGCGGCCAGAAGCAGCGCGTGATGATTGCCATGGCCATGGCCTGCAACCCCGCCATCCTTATTGCCGATGAGCCTACCACGGCCCTCGACGTGACGGTGCAGGCCCGCATGCTTCGCCTGATAGATGACCTACGCCGTCAGCACAACACAGCTGTCATTTTTATCACCCACGATCTGGGCGTGGTGGCCGAAATAGCCGACCGGATTCTGGTGATGTACCGGGGCCGTGTAGTAGAACAGGGCCCGGTGCTCGACATCTTCACGAACCCGCAGCACCCCTACACCAAGGGCTTGCTGGCGTGCCGCCCAAAACTTTCGGTTGGCCGGAAAAAACTTCCGGTAGTAGCCGATTTTATGCAGGAAAACGCCGATGGCACCTTTTCGGCTACTGAAACAGGGTTCGTGCAACTGCCTGCTACTGAAATTAGTGAGGTAGCCATACTAGGCTCTCAAAGCATACCTGAAACCGCCAAAACGTTCCCCGTGGAACATTCTGTTTCACGGCCTGCAGAGCACACGTTTGGTCTGGAATCCGCACCGGGCATAGAGTCGGGCCAGCCGTTGCTGCTAGGAAACGAGCCCTTGGATCCGATGCAGACGGCATCAGATTTCAACATGGCAGAGCAAAGCGTTTTGCCCGTTGCGTCACCAGGTGTTACTCAGGAGGCGAGTGTCTTTCCAGATTCCCAGGCACCCTTACTCCGGGTTGAGAACCTGAATGTGCACTTCCCGATTCGCAAGGGCTTCTTCAACCGGAAGAAGGAATACGTGCGGGCCGTGGACGGCGTGAGCTTCGATATCTATCCGGGCGAGACTGTGGGGTTGGTAGGGGAGTCGGGCTGCGGCAAGACCACGCTGGGCCGGACGCTGTTGCGGCTGGTGGAACCAACTTCGGGCAGTATCCTGTTCGAAGGAGTTGATCTGGCTACGCTTCCGGCTGAGCAGCTTCGCCGCCGCCGCCGCGAGTTTCAGATGGTGTTTCAGGATCCTTATGCCGCCCTGAACCCGATGATGACTGTGGGCGAAGCCATTCTGGAGCCCATGCGAGTGCACGGCGTAGGTGGCACCCGGCAGCAGCAAAAGGACCGCGTGTTGGAGTTGCTGCGCACCGTGGGCCTGAAAGAGGACCACTACCTGCGCTATCCCCACGAGTTCAGCGGCGGCCAGCGCCAGCGTATCTGTATTGCGCGGGCCCTGGCGCTGCAGCCCAAGTGTATCATCTGCGACGAGTCCGTTTCGGCCCTCGACGTGTCGGTGCAGGCCCAAGTACTCAACCTGCTCAACGACCTCAAACGTGAGTTCGGTATTACGTATTTATTCATCACCCACGACTTGTCCGTGGCTCGCTTTATGTCCGACCGGATTCTGGTAATGCGCCAGGGGCAGATAGTGGAAAGCGGCCTGGCTGCCGAGGTGTATGCCAACCCACAGCACGAGTATACCCGCACGCTGCTGGCCGCTATTCCCAAAGACGAGCCCGCCGATATCCGGGCCGCTGTGGCCAGCCGGGCCTAA
- a CDS encoding Imm50 family immunity protein, translating into MTSSENSAISRIINSEAVLQHFGYWPDFHDAEITRVIFEANPGYYPSVTVLLSAFERTRETDERGYYRTIKNCDIKFQFNNIQEMEFGNFSHQNAILCLVFEEAEKSIRCTIDAATGLEAVIVAEEIVVESLTITK; encoded by the coding sequence ATGACAAGCAGTGAGAATTCTGCAATCAGCCGAATAATCAACTCAGAAGCTGTTCTACAGCACTTTGGCTATTGGCCAGACTTCCATGATGCCGAAATTACCAGAGTAATTTTTGAGGCTAACCCCGGTTATTACCCTTCCGTAACCGTTCTGCTTTCGGCTTTTGAAAGAACCCGGGAAACTGATGAGAGGGGTTACTATAGGACTATAAAAAACTGCGACATCAAGTTTCAATTCAATAATATTCAAGAAATGGAATTTGGCAATTTCAGTCATCAGAATGCCATTTTATGTTTGGTTTTCGAAGAAGCCGAGAAATCAATCAGGTGTACAATTGATGCCGCTACAGGCTTGGAAGCGGTTATTGTAGCTGAAGAGATAGTAGTTGAAAGCTTAACTATAACAAAGTAG
- a CDS encoding lipoprotein signal peptidase, with the protein MKYWKYYLVALLVIVIDQLSKWAVHRYMPMGMPGEVPVLGDWFKLHYTLNPGMAFGVELPAPYGKVILTLFRLLAVTGISYYIYRLWKQHAPNGLILCISLILGGAIGNLVDSIFYGVLYDNAPFNAPTPWLHGQVIDMLFVDFPDGFFPASWPLVGGQIIPDFPIFNIADSCIFIGVVLILLFQNRFYSTEEEKAHPVAADDPAAAQARQDAEASEVV; encoded by the coding sequence ATGAAGTACTGGAAATACTACTTGGTGGCCCTGTTGGTCATCGTCATTGATCAGCTGTCGAAGTGGGCGGTGCACCGCTATATGCCCATGGGAATGCCCGGCGAAGTCCCCGTTTTAGGCGACTGGTTCAAGCTGCATTACACGCTGAATCCGGGGATGGCCTTTGGGGTAGAGCTGCCGGCGCCGTATGGCAAAGTGATTCTCACGCTGTTTAGGCTGCTGGCTGTCACGGGTATCAGCTACTACATCTACCGGCTCTGGAAGCAGCACGCACCGAATGGTCTCATCTTATGCATCTCCCTGATTCTGGGTGGCGCCATCGGCAACCTCGTAGACTCCATTTTTTACGGTGTGCTCTACGATAATGCTCCATTCAATGCCCCAACGCCTTGGCTGCATGGGCAGGTGATTGATATGCTGTTTGTAGACTTCCCGGACGGGTTTTTTCCGGCTTCCTGGCCATTGGTGGGCGGACAGATCATACCCGATTTTCCCATCTTCAACATTGCGGACTCCTGCATTTTCATCGGAGTAGTCCTGATTCTGTTGTTCCAGAACCGTTTTTACAGCACCGAAGAAGAAAAAGCGCACCCTGTAGCTGCCGACGACCCCGCTGCCGCCCAGGCCCGCCAGGATGCAGAGGCTTCGGAAGTTGTGTAG